One Myotis daubentonii chromosome 12, mMyoDau2.1, whole genome shotgun sequence genomic region harbors:
- the B3GNT2 gene encoding N-acetyllactosaminide beta-1,3-N-acetylglucosaminyltransferase 2: protein MSVGRRRIKLLGILMMVNVFIYLIVEVSKNSNQDKNGKGEVIIPKEKFWKISTPPVAYWNREQEKLNRRYNPILSMLANQTGEAAGFSNVSHLHYCEPDLRVTSVVSGFSNLPDRFKDFLLYLRCRNYSLLIDQRDKCAKKPFLLLAIKSLTPHFARRQAIRESWGRETSVGNQTVVRVFLLGQTPPEDNHPDLSDMLKFESEKHQDILMWNYRDTFFNLSLKEVLFLRWVSTSCPNAEFVFKGDDDVFVNTHHILNYLNSLSKNKAKDLFIGDVIHNAGPHRDKKLKYYIPEVVYTGVYPPYAGGGGFLYSGRLALRLYNVTDQVLLYPIDDVYTGMCLQKLGLVPEKHKGFKTFDIEEKKRNNICSYIDLMLVHSRKPQEMIDIWSRLQNAHLNC, encoded by the coding sequence ATGAGTGTTGGACGTCGAAGAATAAAGTTGTTGGGTATCCTGATGATGGtaaatgtcttcatttatttGATTGTGGAAGTCTCCAAAAACAGTAACCAAGACAAAAATGGAAAGGGGGAAGTAATTATACCCAAAGAAAAGTTCTGGAAGATATCCACCCCTCCCGTGGCATATTGGAACCGAGAACAAGAGAAGCTGAACAGGAGGTACAATCCCATTTTGAGCATGTTGGCGAACCAGACGGGGGAAGCAGCCGGGTTTTCCAACGTAAGCCATCTGCATTATTGTGAACCTGACCTGAGGGTCACATCTGTAGTCTCAGGTTTCAGCAATTTGCCGGACAGGTTTAAAGACTTTCTGCTGTATTTGAGATGTCGAAATTATTCGCTGCTGATAGATCAACGGGATAAGTGTGCAAAGAAACCCTTCTTACTGCTGGCGATTAAGTCCCTCACTCCACATTTCGCTAGAAGGCAAGCAATTCGGGAATCTTGGGGCAGAGAGACCAGCGTGGGGAACCAAACAGTGGTGCGAGTCTTCTTACTGGGCCAGACCCCCCCGGAGGACAACCACCCCGACCTGTCAGATATGCTGAAATTTGAGAGTGAGAAGCACCAAGACATTCTTATGTGGAACTACAGAGACACCTTCTTCAACTTGTCTCTGAAAGAAGTGCTCTTTCTCAGGTGGGTGAGCACCTCCTGCCCAAATGCCGAGTTCGTTTTCAAGGGCGATGACGATGTTTTTGTGAATACCCATCATATCCTGAATTACTTGAATAGCTTATCCAAGAACAAAGCCAAAGATTTGTTTATCGGTGATGTGATCCACAACGCTGGACCTCATCGGGATAAGAAACTGAAGTACTACATCCCAGAAGTTGTTTACACCGGCGTCTACCCGCCTTACGCCGGGGGAGGTGGGTTCCTGTACTCTGGCCGCCTGGCTCTGAGGCTGTACAATGTAACTGACCAGGTCCTTCTGTACCCCATTGATGATGTTTATACTGGAATGTGCCTTCAGAAACTCGGCCTCGTTCCAGAGAAACACAAAGGCTTCAAGACATTTgatatagaagagaaaaaaagaaataacatttgttCCTATATAGATTTGATGTTAGTACATAGCAGAAAACCTCAAGAGATGATTGATATTTGGTCTCGATTGCAAAATGCTCATTTAAATTGCTAA